In Methanocella paludicola SANAE, the sequence GATCACGTAGCCTACCTTTTTTCTCACGTCATTGCCAGAGCGACGCACGTCCAGCCCGCACACCATGGCATAGCCGTGCGTGATCCGGACCAGCCCGTTGATGGACTCGAGGAGCGTCGTCTTGCCGGCGCCGTTGGGGCCGCCGATGACGACGAACTCGCCCTGCCCGACGCTCAGCGAAAGGTCCTTGATGACGGGCTTATCGCCGCCCTCATAGGCCGTGTAGATGCCCTTCAGCTCGATGACGCTCAAATCCCCGTCCCTCAATTCGAGCTTACCGTAAAGAGCTCCGTATCGTCCATGCGGTACATGTCCGCGGCCAGGTCCTCGATCAGTTCGTTGTAATGGTGATCGTCCCGGGGCGGGAACTTGATGGACTTCAGCCTCATGACAAGCTTTTTCCCGTCGCTCTTGAACTCGCACCTGATCTCGTCGCTCACGACGATCTCGATGTTCCTCTTGCCCAGCGTGCAGCCGCTGCCGATCTGGACGCCGTCCGCCAGGCACGACTGCGGGGGCTTGCCCGCGCAGTAGACGACGGCGCTCATCTTGAACGGGTCGTTGCAGAAATAGCGCCTTACGTATTTGCCCATCCGGTAGCCGAGAACGATGTAGGGGCCCAGGTGGCCGTGGAACGCCGCCAGGTCCTCGATCGAATAGTCCTTTTCCAGGCCTGTATATACACATCCTCCGGTATCATGCATGCAGGAA encodes:
- a CDS encoding formylmethanofuran dehydrogenase subunit E family protein, which produces MHDTGGCVYTGLEKDYSIEDLAAFHGHLGPYIVLGYRMGKYVRRYFCNDPFKMSAVVYCAGKPPQSCLADGVQIGSGCTLGKRNIEIVVSDEIRCEFKSDGKKLVMRLKSIKFPPRDDHHYNELIEDLAADMYRMDDTELFTVSSN